A genomic segment from Treponema sp. Marseille-Q3903 encodes:
- a CDS encoding RluA family pseudouridine synthase, whose product MDFKHFAVGEDDDGRRLDKILKRFLDNVPLSQLYKLIRKSLIKVNDKKSRPDYRVISGDDISIASFLFLSEHEKTSDGKTPALNKNLQNHHKCEKYYNFQVSSQNDKITVQTDISKLIVFENEHILILNKPYDVIIHGEKYSLDKAVVEYWKNNIKDNSDNSLSFTPGPLHRIDRKTTGLIVFSTSLAGARWFSENIKNHTIGKKYHALVQGKVFENQEWCDFISKNEESKTKISGFHKVQASFSDGKEEGIKSENAKKAQTFIKPVCIGSFEKTFVTLAEITIGTGRKHQIRSQCSLHNHPLLGDTAYGGKKIKAKQDFYLQATELTFPENKLGIPSQIRISISNDFTDILSYCGIKKTNV is encoded by the coding sequence ATGGACTTCAAGCATTTTGCTGTGGGAGAAGATGACGACGGACGCAGGCTCGACAAAATATTAAAACGATTTTTAGATAATGTGCCGCTTTCACAATTGTATAAACTGATCAGGAAATCTTTGATAAAAGTAAATGATAAAAAAAGCAGACCGGATTACAGAGTTATCTCCGGCGATGATATTTCGATAGCGTCTTTTTTATTTTTATCTGAGCATGAAAAGACATCTGATGGAAAAACACCTGCCTTGAACAAAAATCTGCAAAATCATCACAAATGTGAAAAATATTATAATTTTCAGGTGTCTTCACAAAATGACAAAATCACAGTTCAAACAGATATTTCAAAACTTATCGTTTTCGAAAACGAACATATCTTAATTTTAAATAAACCGTACGATGTGATTATTCATGGAGAAAAATATTCCCTTGATAAAGCAGTCGTAGAATATTGGAAAAATAATATAAAAGACAATTCAGACAACTCTCTTTCTTTTACACCTGGCCCGCTTCACAGAATAGACAGAAAGACTACAGGGCTCATCGTTTTTTCAACAAGCCTTGCAGGAGCGAGATGGTTTTCAGAAAATATAAAAAATCACACAATCGGGAAAAAATATCACGCGCTTGTTCAAGGAAAAGTTTTTGAAAATCAAGAATGGTGTGATTTTATTTCAAAAAACGAAGAATCGAAAACAAAAATATCAGGTTTTCATAAAGTTCAAGCAAGTTTTTCAGACGGCAAGGAAGAAGGTATTAAATCGGAAAATGCGAAAAAAGCACAGACATTTATAAAACCTGTTTGCATCGGCAGCTTTGAAAAAACTTTTGTAACGCTTGCAGAGATAACAATTGGAACCGGCAGAAAACATCAGATTCGTTCCCAGTGCTCGTTGCACAATCATCCACTCCTTGGAGACACTGCGTACGGCGGAAAAAAAATAAAAGCAAAGCAGGATTTTTATCTTCAAGCTACAGAGTTAACTTTTCCTGAAAACAAGCTCGGGATTCCGTCACAGATAAGAATATCTATTTCAAACGATTTTACCGATATTTTATCTTATTGTGGGATTAAAAAAACTAATGTATAA
- a CDS encoding divergent PAP2 family protein, producing the protein MPLTFREQFILFLRNPVFLSCLFSWFGAQFLKAAIKLIYGKIHSLGELLEVMVWRTGGMPSSHSSLVTSLCTTIGFRNGINSDIFCFALVFFLVVIRDAFGVRRSSGMQAHKLNEIGNELSTKSILDIFKPLKEVDGHTPMEVLCGCFLGFFIGLAFSLLK; encoded by the coding sequence ATGCCACTTACATTTAGAGAGCAATTTATTTTGTTTTTAAGAAATCCGGTTTTTCTTTCCTGTCTATTTAGCTGGTTTGGTGCACAGTTTTTAAAAGCAGCTATCAAATTGATATATGGGAAAATCCATTCACTTGGGGAACTACTTGAAGTCATGGTTTGGCGCACAGGCGGCATGCCTTCAAGTCATTCTTCTCTTGTGACTTCACTTTGTACAACTATTGGATTTAGAAATGGAATAAACTCGGATATTTTTTGTTTTGCACTTGTTTTTTTTCTTGTTGTTATTCGAGATGCATTCGGTGTTCGCCGTTCAAGCGGAATGCAAGCACATAAGCTAAATGAAATCGGTAATGAACTGAGTACAAAATCAATCCTAGATATTTTTAAACCTCTAAAAGAAGTCGATGGTCATACACCGATGGAAGTGCTTTGCGGATGTTTTCTTGGATTTTTTATCGGTCTTGCATTCTCGCTATTAAAATAA
- a CDS encoding DUF2118 domain-containing protein, with amino-acid sequence MTLSNTVASSIIKNYRFSQNAFLPRIVEIPLMMEDGISYKSIVNVGDKVEEGQKIAVSSEYDGEKTFIRSSVPGTVVAIEPCFSPNGRQTFAVKIKTGGSFSYIGKIPKEKNTHYTNELLSKKLIEDGVINTFYSSKPQNFGIQLKKVKPKTNIIVRLFDEDPYRITDSLISRLYFEQVIKGAKILSDAIGFSGIVFCVDQKMEDKSYFSDKNPELDKNVAVLQMNLKNYPYGIPREIISAFKKSGLKKTCGFEISKNDLFVDSTTIYKVYKSACLSVPSINSLVHFSGDCLNLSCMLDVKNGALLKDIVSQLGYFVKTPEMVIINGRMCGVCVQTLEVPVTLYVKSVEFISKQKKLDEQIYTCVNCGNCRVACPVKLSPDILYNNISKFKHLPENFAKSSLACLECGLCNTVCPARLPLSQTISVLKKTIEN; translated from the coding sequence ATGACTTTATCTAACACGGTTGCTTCGTCAATAATTAAAAATTATCGGTTTTCTCAAAATGCATTTTTGCCACGTATCGTTGAGATTCCTTTGATGATGGAAGATGGAATAAGCTATAAAAGCATCGTAAATGTTGGAGATAAAGTGGAAGAAGGGCAGAAAATTGCAGTATCATCTGAATATGACGGTGAGAAGACATTTATTCGCTCTTCTGTTCCCGGAACTGTCGTCGCAATTGAACCTTGTTTTTCTCCAAACGGACGTCAGACTTTTGCAGTAAAGATAAAAACCGGTGGTAGTTTTTCATACATCGGAAAAATCCCGAAAGAAAAAAATACACATTATACAAACGAGTTGTTGTCAAAAAAACTTATAGAAGACGGTGTTATAAACACTTTTTATTCTTCAAAGCCTCAGAATTTCGGGATTCAGCTGAAAAAAGTAAAACCGAAAACAAATATTATCGTACGGCTTTTTGATGAAGACCCATACAGAATCACTGATTCATTGATTTCAAGGTTATATTTTGAACAGGTTATAAAAGGTGCAAAAATCCTCTCCGATGCCATTGGTTTTAGTGGAATTGTGTTTTGCGTCGACCAGAAAATGGAAGACAAATCATATTTTTCAGACAAAAACCCTGAACTTGATAAAAACGTCGCAGTTCTCCAAATGAATTTAAAAAATTACCCTTATGGAATCCCTAGAGAGATCATTTCTGCATTTAAAAAAAGTGGTCTAAAAAAGACTTGTGGTTTTGAAATCAGCAAAAATGATTTATTTGTAGATTCAACTACAATTTACAAAGTTTACAAGTCGGCATGTTTATCTGTGCCTTCCATAAACAGCCTTGTTCATTTTTCCGGTGACTGCCTGAACTTATCGTGTATGCTTGACGTAAAAAATGGTGCTTTATTGAAAGATATTGTCAGTCAGCTTGGATACTTTGTAAAAACGCCCGAAATGGTCATAATAAACGGCAGGATGTGCGGAGTTTGCGTTCAAACCCTTGAAGTTCCCGTCACTTTATACGTGAAGTCTGTCGAGTTTATTTCAAAACAAAAGAAGCTGGATGAACAGATTTACACATGCGTAAACTGTGGCAACTGTAGGGTTGCATGCCCTGTAAAGCTTTCGCCGGATATACTCTACAACAACATTTCAAAGTTCAAACATTTGCCTGAAAACTTTGCTAAATCTTCATTAGCTTGTCTTGAATGTGGCTTATGCAATACTGTTTGTCCTGCTCGTCTTCCGCTTTCTCAGACTATCTCTGTGCTTAAAAAGACAATTGAAAACTAA
- a CDS encoding RnfABCDGE type electron transport complex subunit D: MKNNLNDKKLKNSIISIKPFVYTIPSISSVSIRFLVLLVLQVAMLFFTKSFNAVFVVLAAFLGAAVTSVINYFLEKKELYNVMNILIQGLFIGLLLPENYPVVTVFFISFLTLFVSRCIVFKSVNTWLNVPAIAVIIAWLIGFRYFPNFDVSSDILNFKNISAYLIQNGNFKIYSFDTPVTNFINEKIFSLFSVSIPEGFVSLICDTGSAIPAFRFNLLTIISSIIIFSDNAFSGVIPTLFLITYLLLVKLFGSFFFGGIINQGDMILSLMTGGTLFCVTFLIQWYGTSLITFGGKVLLGLISGILAFIIMGCGTSPIGMAYTVLITNICCMMLRVIEERKNENATAKLISKISITKGGQR, encoded by the coding sequence ATGAAAAATAATTTGAATGATAAAAAATTAAAAAACTCAATAATTTCGATTAAACCTTTTGTTTATACAATCCCGTCGATTTCATCTGTGTCTATTCGATTTTTAGTTTTGCTAGTTCTTCAAGTCGCTATGCTTTTTTTTACAAAAAGTTTTAATGCTGTTTTTGTAGTTTTGGCGGCTTTTTTGGGGGCTGCTGTGACTTCTGTCATAAATTATTTTTTAGAAAAAAAAGAACTTTACAATGTTATGAATATTTTGATTCAAGGGCTGTTTATCGGACTTTTGTTGCCAGAAAATTATCCTGTTGTAACTGTTTTTTTTATTTCCTTTTTGACTTTATTTGTTTCAAGATGCATCGTGTTTAAGAGCGTAAATACTTGGCTCAATGTACCTGCGATTGCCGTTATCATCGCATGGCTCATAGGTTTTAGATATTTTCCGAATTTTGATGTTTCTTCTGATATTTTAAATTTTAAAAATATATCTGCTTATTTAATCCAAAATGGAAATTTCAAAATCTATTCATTCGATACTCCTGTCACAAACTTTATCAATGAAAAAATATTCAGCTTGTTCAGTGTTTCAATTCCTGAAGGTTTTGTCTCTTTAATCTGTGATACAGGCTCTGCAATCCCAGCATTCCGCTTCAACCTTTTGACAATAATCTCTTCTATCATAATTTTTTCCGATAATGCTTTCTCCGGTGTAATCCCCACACTTTTTTTAATCACATATTTGCTGCTTGTAAAACTTTTCGGCTCTTTTTTCTTTGGCGGAATAATAAATCAGGGAGATATGATTCTTTCGCTTATGACAGGTGGAACTCTGTTTTGCGTAACGTTCCTTATTCAGTGGTATGGGACAAGCTTGATAACTTTTGGCGGAAAAGTCTTGCTGGGTCTTATTTCTGGCATTTTGGCATTTATAATAATGGGTTGCGGTACGTCTCCTATCGGAATGGCTTATACTGTTCTTATAACGAATATCTGCTGTATGATGTTGCGCGTAATCGAAGAGAGAAAAAATGAAAACGCAACTGCCAAACTTATCTCGAAGATTTCGATCACAAAAGGAGGGCAGAGGTGA
- a CDS encoding 4Fe-4S dicluster domain-containing protein, whose translation MILSIILLILFIIALIFITFFTLYFFVPSIRKNNENDDIFISLKAKNTVIPEKTATNSTDKKAVVMCSCKKEFALARPDYNKEYSCKMIKSLFCSGLDCKFACIGLGDCAKVCEQSAIVIENTTAVITANCSGCGKCVDVCPQNIIELISSDTATIVKCGNVTGEQTSCSAYKKEEKAEWKPKKDFKIWAYCYRIINRTRC comes from the coding sequence ATGATTTTATCAATAATTCTTTTGATTTTGTTTATTATAGCACTTATCTTTATCACTTTTTTTACATTGTATTTTTTTGTCCCATCTATAAGAAAAAACAATGAAAATGATGATATCTTTATCTCTCTAAAAGCAAAAAACACAGTTATTCCCGAAAAAACAGCAACAAATTCTACCGACAAAAAAGCTGTCGTGATGTGTTCATGTAAAAAAGAATTTGCTTTAGCCCGACCTGATTACAATAAGGAATATTCATGCAAGATGATTAAATCGCTTTTTTGTTCCGGTTTGGACTGCAAATTCGCATGTATCGGGTTGGGAGACTGCGCAAAAGTGTGCGAACAGTCTGCGATTGTGATCGAAAACACAACTGCTGTGATTACTGCCAATTGCAGTGGCTGCGGAAAATGCGTTGATGTTTGCCCTCAGAATATTATAGAGCTTATTTCAAGCGATACGGCGACAATTGTAAAATGCGGCAACGTTACAGGAGAGCAGACTTCTTGTTCTGCATATAAAAAAGAAGAAAAAGCCGAATGGAAGCCAAAAAAAGACTTTAAAATATGGGCATATTGTTATAGAATTATCAACAGAACTAGATGTTAA
- a CDS encoding alpha-amylase/4-alpha-glucanotransferase domain-containing protein encodes MDSIYVSFNLKPFSSCSDSNDVFENNFQTVFKPLIQFLYSHPSFRFSFAFSGRQIQFFKKRKNEFIAILRELVERNQVEIFGGGYYEPLLPLLYPVDRNGQIDLLSAEIRQTFGKRPRGIVFFEDCWDSALVNNIHTCGIEYAILDSVLLQENKRKFLPIIMSDLGKSVDIYLYHKDLAPNKDISPETFIQNIVKAVKKIEKNDNHIQLCPERIINLNLTQEDIVELTQSKWFEKFFALINDGNSNIKLTSNFEYKSKIAKTKIPAYIPVGISESVSAAVNKKNNESKSRSPFTIYDYMHTYPNSQYLYNRIMYISMLVNQYKNDKMRKKAAREKLWEAQAGTAILFTTNTPYENSLHRQKTYKNLMEAEKILRKDGKFKQCVTRFDYDNDGLDEYICRMEHYFSYISLISGAVRELDLIKNTGNYLNNLRRDKDFDGCCDDYDRGLFVDHLFTKEQFNLYIKNERSGDGVFSRIQYSEVKFSQIHHEIQLAAHAVWKPTNQAVYLRKKYEITAVGMTVQYIIKNESDKKLCAKFAVESSIVNPSFNPLDVVYFSDEVVDNEAIVNLDTSENTYQLNSKGKLNDVQIARLTDTANGISFVFEPNEKCGYFFSPITFHRPSFDYKIIEPVSMSFVSTLFWDLNIEPGMETEKYINFTIVPVKKSSK; translated from the coding sequence ATGGATTCAATATACGTAAGTTTTAATTTAAAGCCATTTTCATCTTGTTCAGATTCAAATGATGTATTTGAAAATAACTTTCAGACCGTTTTTAAACCATTAATCCAGTTTTTGTATTCACATCCATCGTTTAGATTTTCTTTTGCTTTTAGTGGTAGGCAGATCCAATTTTTTAAAAAGCGAAAGAATGAGTTTATCGCAATTCTTCGAGAGCTTGTTGAAAGGAATCAAGTTGAAATATTTGGTGGCGGTTATTATGAACCTTTATTGCCTTTGCTTTATCCTGTAGATAGAAACGGGCAGATCGATTTGCTTTCAGCAGAAATAAGACAGACATTTGGAAAACGTCCGCGTGGGATTGTTTTTTTTGAAGATTGCTGGGATTCTGCACTTGTAAACAATATCCACACATGCGGTATTGAATACGCAATTTTGGACAGCGTACTTTTGCAGGAAAATAAACGAAAATTTTTGCCGATAATAATGTCAGATCTCGGAAAATCAGTAGATATTTATCTTTATCATAAAGACTTGGCGCCGAATAAAGATATTTCTCCCGAAACATTCATACAAAATATTGTAAAAGCTGTAAAGAAAATTGAAAAGAATGATAACCATATTCAACTCTGTCCAGAAAGAATCATAAACTTGAATCTTACACAGGAAGATATTGTTGAGCTTACGCAAAGCAAATGGTTTGAAAAATTTTTCGCTCTTATAAATGATGGCAATTCAAATATAAAACTTACATCAAATTTTGAATATAAATCAAAGATTGCAAAAACAAAAATCCCGGCGTATATTCCGGTTGGAATCAGCGAAAGCGTTTCGGCTGCTGTAAACAAGAAAAATAATGAGAGCAAAAGCCGTTCACCTTTTACAATTTATGATTACATGCACACTTATCCGAACAGCCAGTATTTATACAACAGAATAATGTACATAAGCATGCTTGTAAATCAATATAAAAATGACAAGATGCGGAAAAAGGCTGCCAGAGAAAAACTTTGGGAAGCACAGGCTGGAACAGCTATTCTTTTTACGACGAATACACCTTATGAAAATTCTTTGCACAGACAAAAAACTTATAAAAATTTGATGGAAGCTGAAAAAATTCTTCGTAAAGATGGTAAATTCAAGCAGTGTGTAACTCGTTTTGATTATGATAACGATGGGCTTGATGAATATATCTGCCGAATGGAACATTATTTTTCATATATTTCATTGATAAGCGGTGCCGTGCGAGAACTTGATTTGATAAAAAATACTGGAAACTATCTCAACAATTTACGCCGTGATAAAGATTTTGACGGCTGCTGTGATGATTATGACAGAGGACTGTTTGTAGACCATCTGTTTACAAAAGAACAGTTCAATCTTTATATAAAAAATGAACGTTCTGGAGATGGCGTTTTTTCCAGAATTCAATATTCAGAAGTGAAATTTTCGCAAATACATCACGAAATCCAGCTTGCGGCTCACGCTGTCTGGAAGCCTACGAATCAAGCTGTATATTTGAGAAAAAAATATGAGATTACCGCTGTAGGAATGACTGTTCAGTATATCATCAAAAATGAAAGCGACAAAAAACTATGTGCAAAATTTGCAGTAGAGTCGAGCATCGTAAATCCATCTTTTAATCCCCTTGATGTTGTCTATTTCAGTGATGAAGTTGTAGACAATGAAGCGATTGTAAACCTAGATACTTCTGAAAACACTTATCAGCTTAATTCAAAAGGAAAATTAAATGATGTTCAAATTGCGCGTTTAACCGATACCGCAAATGGAATCTCTTTTGTGTTTGAGCCGAACGAAAAATGCGGATACTTTTTCAGTCCAATCACTTTCCACCGTCCAAGTTTTGATTATAAAATTATTGAGCCTGTCAGCATGTCTTTTGTTTCGACTTTGTTCTGGGATTTAAATATCGAGCCGGGAATGGAAACGGAAAAATATATCAATTTTACAATTGTGCCTGTGAAAAAATCTTCAAAGTAG
- a CDS encoding aspartate aminotransferase family protein, whose product MTSFLTNIQSDKDEYKKIIGEVTSSIADTFADERAYAGPTPEELKKIIHQDSILPEKGIGWEKTLELTKEKILPNLLRTSSTDYMAHLHGPSLVETIAAESIISTFNQSMDSWDQSPVATEIEVEVIEHLCRLFRYDEKADGVFTSGGSQSNQTAIIIARDMFCNDILKYDVKKIGINEKCLKLRMYTSEISHFSMEKSAHILGLGYQAVVKVPVDSNKRMDIDALKSLIEKDKKMGNIPFLVVGTVGTTDFGSIDSLKKISEIACKNNMWFHADAAYGSGVIMSDKYAARISGIEMCDSITLDFHKMFVMPISCSAILLKNGKNFSALTIHADYLNRKEDEEDGYTNLVDKSIQTTRRFDALKVWMSFQMRGKDGWAKLINTSMENAQYFYKMLKSDSDFEVLTEPEISSVVFRYSNCKDDKTADRVNKRVRRSLIHDNGIVIGQTVSDEKTYLKFTLLNPLITQKKLDQLKDLIKKLAVL is encoded by the coding sequence ATGACATCTTTTTTGACAAACATACAATCTGATAAAGACGAATATAAAAAAATCATCGGAGAAGTCACATCATCAATTGCAGATACATTTGCTGATGAGCGTGCATACGCAGGTCCAACACCGGAAGAACTCAAAAAGATTATTCACCAAGACTCTATTTTGCCGGAAAAAGGGATTGGCTGGGAAAAGACACTCGAATTGACAAAAGAAAAAATTCTTCCAAATCTTTTGCGTACATCTTCAACAGATTATATGGCGCACCTTCACGGACCATCGCTTGTAGAGACAATTGCCGCAGAATCTATCATCTCAACATTCAATCAGTCAATGGACAGCTGGGATCAATCTCCTGTTGCAACAGAAATAGAGGTTGAAGTAATAGAACATCTGTGCCGTTTGTTCAGATATGATGAAAAAGCAGATGGAGTTTTTACAAGCGGTGGAAGCCAGTCTAACCAGACCGCAATCATCATAGCGCGTGACATGTTCTGCAATGACATTCTAAAATACGATGTAAAAAAAATTGGAATAAATGAGAAATGCCTAAAGCTCAGAATGTACACGAGCGAGATTTCTCATTTCTCTATGGAAAAGTCTGCTCACATACTTGGGCTCGGCTATCAGGCTGTTGTAAAAGTACCAGTTGATTCGAATAAGAGAATGGATATAGATGCACTAAAATCCCTTATAGAAAAAGATAAAAAAATGGGAAACATTCCTTTTTTAGTAGTTGGAACAGTCGGGACAACAGATTTTGGAAGCATAGATTCTCTGAAAAAAATATCTGAAATCGCTTGCAAAAACAATATGTGGTTTCACGCAGATGCAGCTTACGGGTCAGGGGTGATAATGTCTGACAAATACGCTGCCAGAATTTCTGGGATAGAGATGTGTGATTCAATCACACTCGATTTCCACAAAATGTTTGTGATGCCAATTTCATGCAGCGCAATCTTACTCAAAAACGGTAAAAACTTTAGTGCACTCACAATTCACGCAGATTATTTAAACCGTAAAGAAGATGAAGAAGACGGCTACACAAACCTTGTAGATAAATCGATTCAGACAACAAGGCGTTTTGATGCACTGAAAGTTTGGATGAGCTTTCAAATGCGTGGAAAAGACGGCTGGGCAAAATTGATAAACACAAGCATGGAAAATGCTCAATATTTTTACAAAATGTTAAAATCAGACAGCGACTTTGAAGTGCTCACTGAACCGGAGATAAGTTCCGTAGTATTCAGGTATTCAAATTGCAAAGACGATAAAACAGCAGACAGAGTAAACAAACGCGTTCGCCGCAGCTTGATTCACGACAATGGAATTGTAATAGGACAAACTGTCAGCGACGAAAAAACTTATCTAAAATTTACGCTTTTAAATCCGCTTATCACGCAAAAAAAATTGGATCAATTGAAAGATTTAATAAAAAAACTAGCTGTTTTGTAA